In Acaryochloris marina S15, a single genomic region encodes these proteins:
- the mscL gene encoding large conductance mechanosensitive channel protein MscL, protein MTGRNGRAKAGGFLKDFGDFLMQGNVVDLAVAVVIGGAFGKIIGSLVEDIITPALLNPAMKKAGVDELSKLAINGIKYGSFLATVLNFIVIAFVIFLLIRSFEQARKKMQRKQEMAEAITPDPAIEANERLIGSLDQLNQTLREKS, encoded by the coding sequence ATGACTGGTAGAAACGGGAGAGCAAAAGCTGGAGGCTTCCTCAAGGACTTTGGCGATTTTCTGATGCAAGGGAATGTTGTCGACCTAGCGGTTGCCGTTGTGATTGGCGGGGCCTTCGGCAAGATTATCGGTTCTTTAGTTGAGGATATTATTACCCCAGCCCTTTTAAATCCGGCGATGAAAAAAGCGGGTGTGGATGAATTATCCAAGCTCGCGATAAATGGCATTAAATATGGTTCATTTCTGGCCACAGTGCTGAATTTTATCGTGATCGCTTTTGTAATCTTTCTGTTGATTCGATCTTTTGAACAAGCCCGTAAGAAGATGCAGCGAAAGCAAGAAATGGCAGAAGCAATTACGCCGGATCCTGCAATTGAGGCCAATGAGCGCTTGATCGGTTCCTTAGATCAGCTCAACCAAACCCTACGAGAAAAGAGTTAA
- a CDS encoding heme oxygenase (biliverdin-producing) yields the protein MSGKLATRLREGTKQSHSLAENADFIQCFLKGVVERTSYRQLLGNFHFVYSALEDQLTQHQNHPLLSQLYFPALYRQQSLATDLSYYWGPQWQTSITPSSATQHYIDRINEVAIADPILLVAHSYTRYLGDLSGGQLLKKLAQRGMNLSQGQGTAFYEFEDIQNPKTFKVTYRQSLDNLLLDESTITHIVDEANLAFKLNMELFKEVEGNLIQAIGQMIFSHLTRSRRNGQSQWSTDLGETTALQPQD from the coding sequence ATGAGTGGTAAGTTGGCGACCCGGCTGCGAGAAGGGACGAAACAATCTCATTCTTTGGCAGAAAATGCAGATTTTATCCAATGTTTTCTCAAGGGAGTAGTTGAAAGAACGTCTTATCGCCAACTATTAGGAAATTTTCACTTTGTCTATAGCGCCCTAGAAGATCAGCTGACTCAACATCAAAACCATCCACTTTTAAGTCAGCTTTATTTTCCGGCGCTATATCGACAGCAGAGCTTGGCTACGGATCTAAGTTACTACTGGGGGCCTCAATGGCAAACGTCAATCACCCCTTCTAGTGCCACTCAACACTATATTGACAGGATTAATGAAGTTGCGATCGCAGATCCAATCCTGCTAGTCGCTCATAGCTATACACGGTATCTCGGAGACCTTTCTGGGGGACAACTGCTCAAGAAGCTAGCCCAGCGAGGCATGAATCTCTCTCAAGGCCAAGGCACTGCCTTCTATGAGTTTGAAGATATCCAGAACCCTAAAACCTTTAAGGTTACCTATCGGCAATCCTTGGATAATTTGCTTCTGGATGAAAGCACCATCACCCACATCGTAGATGAAGCCAACCTTGCCTTTAAGCTCAATATGGAATTGTTCAAAGAAGTAGAAGGCAACTTAATTCAAGCCATAGGTCAGATGATCTTTAGCCATCTGACCCGCTCCCGCAGAAATGGGCAGTCTCAGTGGTCCACAGATCTGGGAGAAACCACTGCACTGCAGCCCCAGGATTAA
- the nagA gene encoding N-acetylglucosamine-6-phosphate deacetylase, which yields MGALPLQGQLENAQVTGYSGLQQVSIRDGVIQTIQPMDAPPPTLAPQKIDLEGDWLSLGGIDLQINGALGLAFPDLLPTDQSKLQEICQFLWQQGIDGFLPTLVTTSVEKFQQALATLSAQKSPGDGDQAQILGVHLEGPCLNATKRGAHPQEHLQSLNIETLQTVIGPYKDSVRVMTLAPELEPSGEAVAWLRSHNIIVSLGHSLATAAEADMAFNQGATMVTHAFNAMPSLHHRQPGLLAAALVHPQVWCGFIADGQHVDPLMLKLMLKASPEQGLFLVSDALAPLGLPDGVYPWDSRQIEVTAGTARLSDGTLSGTTLSLLAGVQNLVHWNLCSVGYAIALATEAPRQALGLPGMGPGQPAHCLLRWRHHPQTQTLKWQRLFPSENA from the coding sequence ATGGGTGCATTACCACTTCAGGGCCAGTTAGAGAATGCTCAGGTCACTGGCTACTCAGGATTACAGCAAGTTAGTATCCGAGATGGGGTGATTCAAACCATTCAGCCCATGGATGCCCCACCCCCCACTCTAGCCCCACAAAAAATTGATTTAGAAGGTGATTGGCTGTCTTTAGGGGGCATTGACCTGCAGATCAATGGTGCCTTAGGTCTAGCCTTTCCAGATTTGTTGCCCACCGATCAATCGAAACTTCAAGAGATTTGCCAATTTTTGTGGCAGCAAGGCATTGACGGTTTCTTGCCTACATTGGTGACAACATCGGTTGAAAAGTTTCAGCAAGCCTTGGCTACTTTGTCTGCTCAGAAGTCACCAGGGGATGGCGACCAAGCGCAAATTCTAGGTGTCCATTTGGAAGGCCCCTGCTTGAATGCCACCAAACGGGGTGCCCATCCCCAAGAGCATCTTCAGTCTTTGAATATTGAAACACTGCAAACGGTCATAGGTCCCTACAAAGATAGCGTTAGGGTCATGACCTTAGCGCCAGAGTTGGAGCCGTCTGGAGAAGCGGTAGCTTGGTTGCGATCCCACAATATTATCGTCAGTCTCGGCCATTCTCTAGCCACGGCAGCAGAAGCAGATATGGCCTTTAATCAGGGAGCCACCATGGTGACCCATGCCTTTAATGCCATGCCTAGCTTGCACCATCGCCAACCCGGGTTGTTGGCAGCAGCGCTGGTGCATCCCCAGGTCTGGTGTGGATTTATTGCCGATGGTCAACATGTGGACCCATTGATGCTGAAGCTGATGCTGAAGGCTAGCCCCGAGCAAGGCCTGTTTCTAGTGAGTGATGCTCTAGCACCGTTAGGACTTCCGGATGGAGTTTATCCTTGGGACTCTCGCCAAATTGAAGTGACGGCCGGTACGGCTCGGCTCTCCGATGGCACCTTGTCGGGAACCACCTTATCCCTATTGGCTGGAGTGCAAAATCTAGTCCACTGGAATCTTTGTTCTGTAGGGTATGCCATTGCCTTAGCCACAGAAGCCCCGAGGCAAGCATTAGGACTACCCGGCATGGGTCCAGGACAACCCGCTCACTGCTTGCTGCGTTGGCGTCATCATCCCCAGACCCAAACTCTGAAATGGCAGCGTTTGTTTCCCTCTGAAAATGCTTAA
- a CDS encoding alanine--glyoxylate aminotransferase family protein has translation MENPLLLMIPGPTPVPESVLFASTQQPISHRSQDFRDLMADITANLKWLHQTQNDVLILASSGTGAMEAGIINFLSPGDRVLVGCNGKFGDRWADVCEQFGLITERITVPWGKALDPEVFRQHLESDQDKQIKAVIVTHSETSTGVLNDLETISRHIKAHGRALSMIDAVTSLGICPVPVDKWGLDVVVSASQKGYRMPPGLGFVCVSSLAWQAYETARFPRFYLDLGKCRTDAAANTTPFTPPVNLFFALQVSLAMMKAEGLLSMFAHQQRLMQATRAALRALDLPLFIPDNHVASPAVTAIAPDQVAPETLRFKLQQHYGVVIAAGQDHMRGKLVRIGHLGYVCDRNIVTTIAAVEAALADLDYPFQAGAGVEAAHRIFKGN, from the coding sequence ATGGAAAATCCCTTGTTGCTGATGATTCCAGGCCCTACTCCAGTGCCCGAATCGGTATTATTTGCCTCGACTCAACAGCCCATCAGTCATCGTAGTCAGGATTTCAGAGATTTGATGGCTGATATTACGGCAAATTTAAAATGGCTCCACCAAACCCAAAATGATGTGTTGATATTAGCCAGCAGCGGCACCGGGGCCATGGAAGCTGGCATCATTAATTTTTTAAGCCCAGGTGATCGGGTATTGGTGGGATGCAATGGCAAGTTTGGCGATCGTTGGGCGGATGTTTGTGAACAATTTGGTCTAATTACCGAGCGGATTACGGTCCCTTGGGGGAAAGCTTTGGACCCAGAAGTATTTCGGCAGCATCTAGAATCCGATCAGGATAAGCAGATCAAAGCGGTGATTGTGACCCATAGTGAAACGTCCACCGGGGTTCTTAACGATCTGGAAACCATTAGCCGTCATATCAAAGCCCATGGTCGAGCCCTCAGCATGATTGATGCGGTCACCAGTTTAGGGATTTGTCCAGTCCCAGTCGATAAGTGGGGACTAGATGTGGTGGTTTCTGCGTCCCAGAAAGGATATCGAATGCCGCCTGGTTTGGGGTTTGTTTGTGTTAGCTCTTTAGCGTGGCAGGCTTATGAAACGGCTCGCTTTCCTCGGTTTTATCTGGACCTGGGGAAATGCCGCACGGATGCCGCTGCGAATACGACCCCGTTTACCCCGCCTGTAAATCTATTCTTTGCCTTACAGGTAAGTTTAGCCATGATGAAGGCTGAAGGTCTGCTCTCCATGTTTGCCCATCAGCAACGGTTGATGCAGGCAACCCGAGCCGCTCTTCGAGCCTTGGACCTGCCTCTATTTATTCCTGACAATCATGTGGCTAGCCCGGCTGTCACTGCCATTGCCCCCGATCAGGTTGCTCCTGAAACCCTCCGATTCAAATTACAGCAGCACTACGGGGTGGTGATTGCTGCAGGCCAAGACCATATGCGAGGCAAACTCGTTCGCATTGGCCACTTGGGTTATGTTTGCGATCGCAATATTGTTACCACCATTGCAGCCGTAGAGGCGGCCTTGGCAGATTTAGACTATCCATTCCAAGCTGGGGCAGGTGTAGAGGCTGCCCATCGTATCTTTAAAGGGAATTAG
- the alr gene encoding alanine racemase, with the protein MVKHTSPGTLACERAWINIDLKALENNVRQIKQQLLPQTALMAVVKADGYGHGAVTVAQTALKNGATWLGVATILEGIELRQAEIDGPILVLGATHTVQEIEAIVRWQLQPTLCSPEQALTFSRHLHHPLPVHLKIDTGMSRLGPIWQQGATFIEFVSRLSNLKIASIYSHLATADDADSSFMLQQQSRLQDVLSRIQAQDIPLPKLHLANSAATLAGPQFHYDLVRVGLALYGLYPASHFQQTVSLQPVMEVKARITQIKTLPAGSGVSYNHTFTTEHPLTVAVVGIGYADGVPRSLSNQMDVMIRGRLAPQIGAITMDQLMVDVSDFPHLPVGEVVTLLGQDGPASISAETWAEALDTISYEIVCGFKHRLPRILVNSDIPQGH; encoded by the coding sequence ATGGTAAAGCATACATCCCCTGGGACATTGGCTTGTGAACGCGCTTGGATCAATATTGATCTAAAAGCGCTAGAGAACAATGTTCGTCAAATCAAACAGCAATTGTTGCCCCAAACTGCATTAATGGCTGTCGTCAAAGCAGATGGCTATGGGCATGGTGCAGTGACGGTTGCCCAAACCGCTTTGAAGAATGGTGCGACTTGGTTAGGGGTTGCCACCATTTTGGAGGGAATTGAACTGCGCCAGGCCGAGATCGATGGGCCTATTCTAGTTCTTGGGGCTACCCATACTGTTCAAGAGATAGAAGCTATCGTCCGCTGGCAACTGCAGCCTACCCTATGTAGCCCAGAGCAAGCCCTGACCTTTTCTCGGCATTTGCACCATCCTTTGCCAGTGCATCTCAAAATTGATACGGGTATGTCTCGCTTGGGGCCCATTTGGCAGCAGGGGGCAACCTTTATTGAATTTGTCTCCCGTCTTTCTAATCTCAAGATTGCCAGTATCTATTCCCATTTAGCAACGGCCGATGATGCAGACTCTAGCTTTATGCTGCAGCAGCAAAGTCGATTACAGGACGTCTTAAGCCGTATCCAAGCCCAGGATATTCCCTTACCCAAACTCCATCTCGCCAACTCAGCGGCAACCTTAGCAGGTCCCCAATTTCACTACGACTTGGTCCGAGTGGGATTGGCACTATATGGTTTATATCCTGCGTCCCACTTCCAGCAGACGGTTTCGCTACAACCTGTTATGGAAGTCAAAGCTCGGATTACCCAAATCAAGACTTTACCCGCCGGATCAGGGGTGAGCTATAACCATACCTTCACCACAGAGCATCCTTTAACCGTTGCAGTGGTCGGTATTGGCTATGCCGATGGGGTTCCCCGGTCCCTATCTAACCAAATGGATGTGATGATTCGGGGTCGATTGGCTCCCCAAATTGGAGCCATTACCATGGACCAGCTCATGGTGGATGTCAGTGACTTTCCCCATTTACCGGTAGGAGAGGTGGTCACCCTTTTGGGTCAGGATGGTCCGGCGTCAATCTCTGCTGAAACTTGGGCTGAGGCGCTGGATACGATTTCCTACGAGATTGTCTGTGGATTTAAGCATCGACTCCCTAGAATCTTAGTCAATAGCGATATCCCTCAAGGACATTGA
- a CDS encoding DUF2949 domain-containing protein, whose protein sequence is MTVSRFTKDVSNLKSASQKRLLTFLQEELALPSDSIGLALRHLEQDPGPLPIVLWQYGLITLDQLNQIYDWLETI, encoded by the coding sequence ATGACAGTATCTCGGTTTACAAAAGATGTTTCTAATTTGAAATCAGCATCGCAAAAGCGATTACTGACTTTTCTGCAAGAAGAGCTAGCACTGCCGAGCGACTCTATTGGCCTTGCTCTTCGCCACCTTGAGCAAGATCCAGGACCGTTACCGATTGTGCTCTGGCAATATGGTTTGATTACTTTGGATCAGCTCAATCAGATTTATGACTGGCTGGAAACCATTTAA
- the purE gene encoding 5-(carboxyamino)imidazole ribonucleotide mutase, with amino-acid sequence MSHPEVAIIMGSDSDLPTMQAAIAVCEDFKILPHVEIISAHRTPHRMVEFAQQAHQQGIQVIIAGAGGAAHLPGMVAAISPLPVIGVPVASRHLRGLDSLYSIVQMPGGIPVATVAIGNAKNAGLLAIQILAAQRPALQEQVIAYRRSLSEMVQDKQEQLATVGYQQYLKDYQAASSAG; translated from the coding sequence TTGAGTCATCCTGAAGTTGCCATCATTATGGGCAGTGATTCTGATTTACCGACGATGCAAGCTGCGATCGCAGTTTGCGAAGACTTTAAGATCCTCCCCCATGTGGAAATCATTTCCGCCCATCGTACGCCTCACCGCATGGTGGAATTTGCCCAACAGGCCCACCAACAGGGAATACAAGTGATCATTGCTGGTGCCGGGGGTGCAGCTCATCTCCCGGGGATGGTGGCAGCTATATCCCCCTTACCCGTGATTGGCGTTCCCGTAGCCAGCCGCCACTTACGGGGGTTGGATTCCCTTTACTCTATTGTCCAAATGCCAGGGGGAATTCCCGTGGCCACCGTCGCCATTGGTAATGCCAAAAATGCCGGTCTATTGGCCATCCAAATATTGGCTGCTCAGCGCCCAGCACTCCAAGAGCAGGTCATCGCCTATCGTCGCTCTCTCTCAGAAATGGTTCAGGACAAACAGGAACAGTTAGCGACAGTTGGTTATCAACAATACCTCAAGGACTATCAAGCAGCCTCCTCCGCAGGCTAA